A single Acetivibrio cellulolyticus CD2 DNA region contains:
- a CDS encoding carbohydrate kinase family protein — MYYVTALGEILIDFTTSLRSDQGNYCFEQNPGGAPANVLSCIAKLGGKTAFIGKVGRDMFGNFLLQVLTEYGVDTSGLKFSDSYNTTLAFVKLDENGDRSFIFYRNPGADTSLTSSEINFELINQSKVFHFGSLSMTDEPSKSATLKALEHAKDNNLIISYDPNLRPALWKSLDHALNEIKSVLNRVDILKVSEEELEFITGVKDLAEGSSILYDQYRINVILVTRGSNGCFYRHKGVTGGKPAFKNLKTIDTTGAGDAFLGGILYFLLSKGICQVNELDISLLESSIIFANAVAAICTTRRGAIPAMPDISEVNDLINGVI; from the coding sequence ATGTATTATGTTACAGCTTTAGGCGAAATTCTTATTGATTTTACTACGTCTCTTAGGTCTGATCAGGGAAATTATTGTTTTGAGCAAAATCCCGGAGGTGCACCTGCAAATGTTTTGTCTTGCATAGCAAAGCTTGGCGGAAAGACTGCGTTTATTGGAAAAGTGGGTAGGGATATGTTCGGCAATTTTCTTTTACAAGTGCTGACAGAGTATGGAGTTGATACATCCGGACTAAAATTTAGCGATTCATATAATACAACACTTGCATTTGTAAAGTTGGATGAAAATGGGGACAGATCCTTCATCTTTTATAGAAACCCTGGTGCTGATACCAGTTTGACTTCTTCAGAAATAAACTTTGAGTTAATAAATCAATCAAAGGTATTCCATTTCGGCTCCTTGTCCATGACGGATGAACCTTCAAAAAGTGCAACTTTAAAAGCATTAGAACATGCAAAAGATAATAATTTAATTATTTCATATGATCCTAATCTAAGACCTGCGCTTTGGAAGAGTCTGGATCACGCCCTAAATGAGATAAAATCTGTATTAAATAGGGTAGACATACTAAAGGTTTCAGAAGAAGAGCTCGAGTTTATTACCGGCGTAAAGGATCTTGCTGAGGGAAGTAGCATTTTGTACGATCAGTACAGAATTAATGTAATATTAGTAACCAGAGGTAGTAATGGATGTTTTTATAGGCATAAAGGTGTTACTGGCGGAAAACCAGCATTCAAAAACCTTAAAACAATTGATACAACTGGCGCTGGAGATGCCTTTTTAGGAGGCATTCTTTATTTTCTTCTTTCTAAAGGGATCTGTCAAGTTAATGAGCTTGATATTTCATTGCTTGAAAGTTCTATAATTTTTGCAAATGCAGTTGCAGCCATTTGTACAACTAGAAGAGGGGCAATACCTGCCATGCCGGATATTAGTGAAGTTAATGATCTGATAAATGGGGTTATTTAG
- a CDS encoding aminopeptidase has translation MSENKTQGQILSEKLSYDQKSAWEKLSEEEFKITFDLCDRYKSFLNRAKTERDFTTETEKLARSKGYISIDEVIKSNKKLQPGMKVYTVGRNKTVALAVIGDSAMENGVNIIGAHIDAPRIDLKPNPMYEANDMVFLKTHYYGGIKKYQWVTIPLSIHGVIVKRDGSIVNVSIGEDDNDPVFTITDLLPHLAAEQMQKKMSEAITGEGLNILSGSIPYKDDKVKDKVKLNVLNLLNEKYGIIEEDFLSAELEMVPKFNAVDVGFDKSMVGSYGQDDRVCAYAALEAILDTENVKMTAVCILSDKEEVGSMGNTGAQSSFFVNFLADLCNLSMENYNDIILRKCLSNSKMLSADVNAAIDPNFEGVYDKRNSSFLGRGIVLQKYTGSRGKAGASDANAEFVGEVRKLFNDNNIVWQSAELGKVDQGGGGTIAQYIANLNVDVIDCGVAILSMHSPFEITSKVDIYMSYKAYKIFFIA, from the coding sequence ATGTCTGAAAACAAAACTCAAGGACAAATTTTATCAGAAAAGTTGTCTTATGACCAAAAAAGTGCATGGGAGAAACTAAGTGAAGAGGAATTTAAAATCACATTTGATCTATGTGATAGATATAAAAGCTTTTTAAATAGAGCAAAGACAGAGAGGGATTTTACCACTGAAACAGAAAAGCTTGCAAGAAGCAAAGGTTATATATCTATCGATGAAGTGATAAAATCCAATAAAAAATTGCAGCCTGGAATGAAGGTATATACTGTTGGTAGAAATAAAACTGTAGCACTCGCAGTGATTGGAGACAGTGCAATGGAGAATGGTGTGAACATTATTGGAGCACATATTGATGCCCCAAGAATTGACTTAAAGCCTAATCCAATGTACGAGGCAAATGATATGGTCTTTTTAAAGACCCATTATTATGGCGGAATAAAGAAGTATCAGTGGGTGACTATTCCTTTGTCAATTCACGGTGTAATAGTAAAAAGGGATGGCAGTATTGTAAACGTGAGTATAGGTGAGGACGACAATGATCCCGTCTTTACTATTACAGACCTTCTTCCGCACCTTGCAGCAGAACAGATGCAAAAAAAGATGAGTGAAGCTATAACAGGTGAGGGACTAAACATCCTATCCGGCTCAATTCCCTATAAAGATGATAAAGTTAAGGATAAGGTTAAGCTAAACGTATTAAACCTTTTAAACGAAAAGTATGGCATTATCGAAGAAGATTTTCTTTCAGCCGAACTCGAAATGGTTCCAAAGTTTAACGCTGTTGATGTAGGATTTGATAAAAGTATGGTGGGTTCGTATGGACAGGACGATAGAGTATGCGCATATGCGGCCCTAGAAGCAATACTTGATACAGAGAATGTAAAAATGACTGCTGTTTGTATTTTATCCGATAAAGAAGAAGTAGGCAGCATGGGGAATACAGGAGCACAATCCAGCTTTTTTGTAAACTTTTTAGCAGATTTATGCAACTTGAGTATGGAAAATTACAACGATATTATACTTAGAAAATGTCTTTCAAATTCCAAAATGCTTTCCGCAGACGTTAATGCTGCAATTGATCCAAATTTTGAAGGTGTATATGATAAAAGAAATTCTTCTTTTTTAGGAAGGGGAATAGTACTTCAAAAGTATACTGGTTCAAGAGGTAAAGCTGGAGCAAGCGATGCAAACGCAGAATTTGTAGGTGAGGTAAGAAAGCTTTTCAATGACAACAATATAGTATGGCAATCTGCAGAATTAGGAAAAGTTGACCAGGGCGGAGGAGGCACAATAGCCCAATACATCGCAAATTTGAATGTAGACGTAATAGATTGCGGTGTAGCTATTCTATCAATGCATTCGCCGTTTGAGATTACAAGTAAGGTAGATATATATATGTCATATAAGGCATACAAGATTTTTTTCATTGCTTAA
- a CDS encoding peptidylprolyl isomerase, producing MKKKILLAVALVVVVAAAVSAVVWGPFFKKGGDNVNSTSAKVDESKQFGFETLKINGAYVNTALFNEQYNAFYEKYKNNAEMLQKTDEERNDMFLDQLIEKVVMDDYFANKSNVKVSDEEVNAYVAKYVAPRYSGSEEQTTYFQSMGFANEEDMKNTIKDYLLKQQVYYAAATKAGLTLTDKERKDAYEEHKSYNKKVDLRNILVAINDKRTKEQAQELANTVYTKLKNGESFEALAKQYSDDSESKENGGQKKNVLPGNNETDYDNAVFKAEAGQLLEPIYLAKGYEIVKIEKVTDFYHPEEEYSQTVLVEKFLNSDKYKEWFESIKKDYQIEITDPAFNAYRSYKNKKYDEAAKYYETAYEKTKEINYINRACETYAEGKNWTELIRISQKGYKIKSDNVLFLVFEAKGLYNGGNKEEGLKKMQTALKKADKDIYFLGVIKNAYEELGLKDEAAKINVE from the coding sequence ATGAAGAAAAAGATTCTTTTGGCGGTAGCATTGGTTGTTGTAGTTGCTGCTGCAGTTTCAGCGGTAGTGTGGGGGCCATTTTTCAAAAAAGGAGGGGATAACGTCAATAGCACTAGTGCTAAAGTGGATGAATCCAAACAGTTTGGTTTTGAGACTTTAAAGATCAATGGTGCTTATGTGAACACAGCTCTATTTAATGAACAATATAACGCCTTTTATGAAAAGTATAAAAATAACGCAGAAATGCTTCAAAAAACTGATGAAGAAAGAAATGACATGTTTCTTGATCAGCTAATTGAAAAAGTTGTTATGGATGATTATTTTGCAAATAAGTCCAATGTAAAAGTAAGTGATGAAGAAGTTAATGCTTATGTTGCCAAGTATGTTGCACCAAGATATTCAGGCTCTGAAGAACAGACAACTTACTTTCAGTCAATGGGTTTTGCAAATGAAGAAGATATGAAAAATACTATAAAGGATTATCTGCTTAAGCAGCAAGTCTATTATGCTGCAGCTACAAAGGCTGGGTTAACACTGACTGATAAAGAACGCAAGGATGCCTATGAAGAGCATAAAAGTTATAATAAAAAAGTTGATTTAAGAAATATATTGGTTGCAATAAATGATAAGAGAACAAAGGAACAAGCTCAAGAACTTGCAAATACTGTATATACAAAGCTCAAAAACGGTGAAAGTTTTGAAGCTCTTGCAAAACAGTATTCTGATGACAGTGAAAGCAAGGAAAATGGTGGTCAAAAGAAAAATGTTTTACCAGGCAATAATGAAACCGACTATGATAATGCTGTCTTTAAAGCCGAAGCTGGTCAACTGCTTGAACCTATTTATCTGGCTAAAGGGTATGAAATTGTTAAAATTGAAAAAGTAACAGATTTTTATCATCCTGAAGAGGAATACTCCCAGACCGTACTGGTTGAAAAATTCCTAAATTCCGATAAATATAAGGAATGGTTTGAAAGTATCAAGAAAGATTATCAAATCGAAATAACCGACCCTGCTTTTAATGCGTATAGGTCTTATAAAAATAAAAAATATGATGAAGCAGCTAAGTATTATGAAACAGCATATGAAAAAACCAAGGAGATCAATTATATTAATAGAGCTTGTGAAACATATGCAGAGGGCAAAAACTGGACTGAATTAATAAGGATTAGTCAAAAGGGTTATAAAATTAAATCTGATAACGTTTTGTTCCTTGTATTTGAAGCAAAAGGCCTTTATAATGGCGGAAATAAGGAAGAAGGATTGAAGAAAATGCAAACGGCACTAAAGAAGGCCGATAAGGACATTTATTTTCTTGGTGTAATTAAGAACGCATATGAGGAGCTTGGTCTAAAGGATGAGGCTGCTAAAATAAATGTAGA
- a CDS encoding LCP family protein has protein sequence MNGRKFFLIICSVLSSFMFLLGVLSLAYINSSAAQETSVDSGKNTGLIQGIFDPYKTVNESINVLVLGGDKVAKNTDTMMLVNFNPVTAKINILSIPRDTKVRINKKTAKINAAYPGGGGERAIECVSDLLGVDIKYYVFIDTSTFKKTIDILGGVDYYVPEDMNYDDPFQNLHIHLEKGQQHLDGKEAEQYMRYRKGNHSKVTKNYDGSDLKRIDAQQNFIRELIRQKANMFNITKINDILNVVFSNIDTNVEMSEVIKLSKNVGKVNADDINMQKLTGHSVEEKGWYYEIDKEKAQEIVDQYFTDNKNEDK, from the coding sequence ATGAATGGAAGAAAATTTTTCTTAATAATATGTTCGGTACTATCCTCTTTTATGTTTTTATTAGGTGTTTTATCACTGGCATACATTAATTCGTCAGCAGCACAAGAAACTTCTGTCGATAGTGGTAAAAATACCGGCTTGATCCAAGGTATCTTTGATCCTTATAAAACAGTTAATGAAAGCATAAACGTACTTGTCTTAGGTGGAGATAAGGTCGCTAAAAATACCGATACGATGATGCTTGTGAACTTTAACCCCGTAACAGCTAAAATAAACATATTATCCATACCAAGGGATACAAAAGTGAGAATAAATAAAAAAACAGCCAAGATAAACGCTGCATACCCTGGTGGAGGCGGAGAACGGGCAATTGAATGTGTAAGTGATCTACTTGGAGTTGATATAAAATATTATGTATTTATTGATACGTCCACATTCAAGAAAACAATAGACATACTTGGTGGAGTTGATTATTATGTTCCTGAGGATATGAATTATGACGATCCATTTCAGAACCTTCATATTCACTTGGAAAAAGGCCAGCAGCATTTGGACGGAAAAGAGGCTGAACAGTATATGCGGTATAGAAAAGGAAATCACAGTAAGGTCACAAAGAATTATGATGGCAGTGATTTGAAAAGAATTGATGCTCAGCAGAATTTCATAAGGGAATTGATAAGGCAGAAAGCAAATATGTTTAATATTACAAAAATAAATGATATCTTGAATGTTGTTTTTAGCAATATAGATACTAATGTTGAGATGTCCGAAGTTATAAAGTTGTCTAAAAATGTAGGCAAAGTAAACGCGGACGATATTAATATGCAGAAACTAACAGGGCATTCTGTAGAAGAAAAAGGCTGGTACTACGAAATTGACAAAGAAAAGGCACAAGAGATAGTTGATCAATATTTTACTGATAATAAAAATGAAGATAAATAA
- the aroC gene encoding chorismate synthase has product MVGNTFGRIFRVTTCGESYAGGFRKNLDIPKELFGGLMAIVDGVPPGIKLSADFVQQEMDKRRPGQSDLDTPRQEKDKVYIFSGVMEDDLTTGAPVGIIIPNAVVEDQHLSKHKSYKEVVRPGQAGYTFFKKYGQFADNIGAGRASARETAARVAGGAVAKAILDTMGIDVISFITEIHGIKAENITYELAKENYRKNELNCPDLDKAQEMMAELRRIKAEGDSCGGVVEIIARGVPAGLGEPVFDKLQATLSHAIMSIGAIKGIEFGDGFEHSKMKGSESNDIPYFDESGRVKFKTNHAGGMLGGISNGDDIRIRVAVKATPTISIKQDTVNMYKQENIQVEFNTRNDPSVCPRIYPVCEAMVRMALLDALYVAKGYRAVSQNIDPRWDNL; this is encoded by the coding sequence ATGGTAGGAAACACATTTGGAAGAATATTTCGCGTAACCACATGTGGTGAGTCATATGCAGGAGGATTCAGAAAGAATCTTGATATTCCAAAGGAACTCTTTGGAGGACTTATGGCAATTGTTGACGGTGTGCCCCCAGGAATTAAACTTTCAGCTGATTTTGTTCAGCAGGAAATGGATAAGAGAAGACCTGGGCAATCGGATTTGGATACTCCAAGGCAGGAAAAAGATAAAGTTTACATTTTTTCTGGTGTTATGGAAGATGATTTAACTACGGGTGCTCCTGTAGGAATAATCATTCCAAACGCAGTTGTTGAAGATCAGCACCTGAGCAAGCATAAGAGCTATAAAGAAGTTGTTCGTCCAGGTCAAGCGGGATATACCTTCTTTAAAAAATACGGACAGTTTGCCGATAATATAGGAGCGGGACGTGCTTCGGCCAGGGAAACTGCAGCGCGTGTAGCTGGTGGTGCTGTTGCTAAAGCTATTCTTGACACAATGGGAATTGACGTAATTTCGTTTATAACTGAAATTCATGGTATAAAAGCTGAGAATATTACTTACGAACTTGCAAAAGAAAACTATCGTAAAAATGAATTAAACTGCCCTGATCTTGACAAAGCGCAAGAAATGATGGCTGAATTAAGAAGAATCAAGGCAGAAGGAGATTCATGCGGTGGTGTTGTTGAAATTATTGCAAGAGGTGTTCCGGCAGGATTGGGAGAGCCTGTATTTGACAAACTCCAGGCAACTTTGTCTCATGCAATAATGTCCATAGGTGCAATTAAGGGAATTGAATTTGGAGATGGTTTTGAACACTCAAAAATGAAGGGATCCGAATCAAACGATATTCCGTACTTCGATGAGTCTGGAAGAGTAAAATTTAAAACAAATCATGCGGGAGGCATGTTAGGCGGTATTTCAAATGGCGACGATATAAGGATCAGGGTTGCTGTAAAAGCAACACCTACTATTTCAATTAAGCAGGATACAGTTAATATGTATAAGCAGGAGAATATTCAGGTTGAATTTAATACACGTAATGACCCTTCAGTATGTCCTAGAATTTATCCTGTATGTGAAGCCATGGTAAGAATGGCACTTTTAGATGCTTTATATGTTGCAAAAGGATATAGAGCTGTTTCACAAAATATAGATCCAAGATGGGATAATCTATAA
- a CDS encoding PilZ domain-containing protein, with amino-acid sequence MNLKVGEVVTLKHYSGKKINKGVISNINENYFIIKPDKDFLIFNFFDNDPIVMGFEDENIVNICESTVSNIDYQQNTFGLTVNNVITITDRRVTQRFPVSLCAYILDDEEKNFAYIRNMSLEGLSICSKLEYEKGQSIRINTTIEDKALEFEALVVWKSASKYGYEYGLEYNQTDKMTMDSIEHCIEILRLTQEFAVVMLKTQYDSYKRIITNKLSKN; translated from the coding sequence ATGAATTTAAAAGTAGGAGAAGTAGTTACTCTAAAGCACTATTCCGGTAAAAAAATAAATAAAGGAGTTATAAGTAATATTAATGAAAATTATTTTATTATTAAACCGGATAAAGATTTCCTAATATTCAACTTTTTTGACAATGATCCAATAGTAATGGGATTTGAAGATGAAAATATCGTAAACATCTGCGAGAGCACAGTTTCTAATATTGACTACCAGCAAAATACCTTTGGCTTAACAGTTAACAATGTAATAACTATTACAGACAGAAGAGTTACGCAAAGGTTTCCGGTATCGTTGTGTGCCTACATATTAGACGATGAAGAAAAAAACTTTGCGTATATACGTAATATGAGTCTTGAGGGTTTATCCATATGCTCAAAGCTTGAATACGAAAAGGGGCAGAGCATTAGAATAAACACCACTATCGAAGATAAAGCCCTTGAATTTGAAGCATTGGTGGTATGGAAGAGTGCAAGTAAATACGGTTATGAATATGGTTTGGAATATAATCAAACTGATAAAATGACTATGGATAGTATTGAACACTGTATTGAAATATTAAGGCTCACTCAGGAATTTGCGGTTGTAATGCTAAAAACTCAATATGATTCCTACAAGAGGATAATTACCAATAAGCTCTCCAAAAATTAA
- a CDS encoding HD domain-containing phosphohydrolase, with amino-acid sequence MRKKITEVSTDYKILIVDDEEGIINSLKVMLTRSGYFCVGISNPIEAIKHLETEPFDMLILDYIMSPIHGDEVVAKIREFNKDIYILLLTGHKDLAPPLETIKALDIQGYCEKGDRFDQLLLLIESGIKSISQMRTIKQFKDGLNRILYAVPKIYQLQPIDTILEEILEGLMPLVNSKDAFILVDDCNSSQGEIIYKGVGEYKIPVESLVTMLSPDLMEHIGFSRANRVTVNLDHGIILPLIGDNKSSIGVIYIESNNFDEGLKLLEIYSTQAASSINNAFLHSLINMKKEELDRTYQELRNRYIDTIEALRLTVDAKDIYTRGHSDRVSYYTGKLGEEFNLSPEEIELLKVGGIFHDIGKIGTADDILFKTDKLDFSEYEEIKKHPLKGAYILSAISMFKDVVPLVKYHHERLDGKGYPEGLKGDNIPFLARILTVADAFDAMTSDRKYRSRLHLEEAINQFKLNSGTQFDPIIVEKLLGLLVNFELMQKDIAATFAEC; translated from the coding sequence GTGCGAAAAAAGATTACTGAAGTATCAACCGACTATAAGATTCTTATAGTAGACGATGAAGAAGGTATAATTAATTCTCTTAAAGTAATGCTTACACGAAGCGGGTATTTTTGTGTAGGTATTTCTAACCCTATTGAGGCCATAAAACACCTCGAGACTGAACCTTTTGATATGCTTATATTAGATTATATAATGTCTCCCATCCATGGAGATGAGGTTGTTGCTAAAATAAGAGAGTTTAATAAGGATATTTACATACTCCTATTGACGGGACACAAGGATCTTGCGCCGCCTCTGGAAACAATTAAAGCCCTTGATATTCAAGGCTATTGTGAAAAAGGAGACCGATTTGATCAACTTTTATTGTTAATCGAGTCAGGTATAAAATCCATATCTCAGATGCGCACTATCAAACAATTCAAGGATGGTCTAAACAGAATACTTTATGCGGTACCTAAAATATATCAGTTGCAACCGATTGATACAATTCTTGAAGAAATTCTTGAAGGTCTTATGCCTTTAGTGAACAGTAAAGATGCCTTTATTCTTGTCGATGATTGCAATAGCAGTCAAGGAGAAATTATTTATAAAGGGGTCGGCGAATACAAAATTCCTGTAGAATCATTAGTCACTATGCTTAGCCCTGATCTAATGGAACATATCGGTTTTTCCAGAGCGAATAGAGTTACAGTTAACCTAGATCATGGAATTATTCTTCCTCTAATAGGTGACAATAAGAGTTCTATTGGAGTAATTTACATAGAGAGCAACAACTTTGATGAAGGGCTAAAATTGCTTGAAATATACTCAACTCAAGCTGCATCATCTATCAACAATGCCTTCTTACATTCACTTATAAATATGAAAAAGGAAGAACTCGATAGAACTTATCAGGAATTGAGAAACAGGTATATTGATACGATTGAGGCTTTACGCCTAACAGTTGATGCCAAGGATATTTATACTCGCGGCCATTCTGACAGGGTATCATACTATACTGGAAAGTTAGGTGAGGAGTTTAATTTAAGCCCGGAAGAGATAGAATTATTGAAAGTTGGCGGTATATTCCATGATATAGGGAAAATTGGAACAGCCGATGACATATTGTTTAAAACTGACAAACTTGATTTTTCCGAATATGAGGAGATTAAGAAACATCCGCTTAAGGGTGCGTATATACTGTCTGCAATTTCCATGTTTAAGGATGTTGTACCATTAGTTAAATATCATCATGAAAGGCTAGACGGAAAAGGTTACCCTGAAGGTTTGAAAGGTGATAATATCCCATTTCTTGCAAGAATTCTTACCGTCGCTGATGCCTTTGATGCAATGACATCAGACAGAAAATATAGATCAAGACTTCACCTTGAAGAAGCAATAAATCAATTCAAATTGAATTCAGGCACACAGTTTGATCCTATTATTGTAGAAAAGTTGCTAGGTCTTCTTGTAAATTTTGAGCTAATGCAGAAAGACATTGCTGCAACCTTTGCAGAGTGTTAG
- a CDS encoding shikimate kinase, with product MKFRNIVLIGMPSSGKSTIGKPLSKELEMQFIDTDALIFEKENRPLKDIVNEDGLERFLQIQGDIILRIDAHNHVISTGGSVIYNGEAMEYLKKEGFVVFLDVKLDEINNRLEGGRRFARNKDQTFEELYKERLPLYLKYANITIDCANKDVDVIVKEIKEQYKKICKE from the coding sequence ATGAAATTCAGAAACATTGTTTTAATAGGTATGCCGAGCTCGGGGAAAAGTACTATTGGAAAACCCCTCTCTAAAGAGTTGGAGATGCAGTTTATTGATACTGATGCTCTCATTTTTGAAAAGGAAAATAGGCCTTTAAAGGATATAGTAAACGAGGATGGACTTGAAAGATTTCTTCAAATCCAAGGAGATATAATTCTTAGAATTGATGCCCACAACCATGTTATATCTACAGGCGGAAGTGTAATATACAATGGGGAAGCAATGGAGTATCTAAAAAAAGAGGGATTTGTAGTATTTCTTGATGTAAAACTTGATGAAATAAACAACAGGCTAGAGGGCGGCAGACGTTTTGCCAGAAATAAAGATCAAACCTTTGAAGAATTATACAAAGAGAGGTTACCTCTTTACTTAAAGTATGCAAATATCACAATAGACTGTGCAAATAAGGATGTTGATGTTATAGTAAAAGAGATAAAAGAGCAATATAAAAAGATTTGTAAAGAATGA